A single region of the Gadus morhua chromosome 5, gadMor3.0, whole genome shotgun sequence genome encodes:
- the LOC115543738 gene encoding uncharacterized protein LOC115543738: MSEEEDDNRMDVVREPTRHADTDSDEETMEDEDASAAPVCIVDPHPHITPPEAPCASSMSSASTSHQVEDALLTLPPSVSATALLGMVSPATRRSISMGDFRRVSAALLSRSEPPSASATAPSSKLVTPSSSMEFQAARRRLLEVEERQRVIHEMERRLEELRQVFVRSEQEVVVHGEVVSRISGAAQQGELCVTENTQRVKKGLRFKKHRPTIIFSSMLGLRTCLPWPVKLK, encoded by the coding sequence AtgagtgaggaagaggacgacAACAGGATGGACGTTGTCAGGGAACCAACGAGGCACGCCGACACTGATTCCGACGAAGAAACGATGGAGGACGAGGACGCCTCGGCCGCCCCCGTGTGCATCGtggacccccacccacacatcaCCCCGCCGGAGGCCCCTTGTGCCTCTTCGAtgtcctccgcctccacctcgcACCAGGTGGAGGACGCTCTCCTCACCCTGCCGCCGTCCGTCTCGGCCACCGCCCTGCTGGGCATGGTGTCCCCGGCCACCCGGCGCTCCATCTCCATGGGGGACTTCCGGCGGGTGTCGGCGGCGCTGCTGTCCCGGTCGGAGCCCCCCTCCGCCTCGGCCACGGCGCCCTCCTCCAAGCTGGTCACCCCCAGCTCCAGCATGGAGTTCCAggcggcgcggcggcggctgctggaggtggaggagcgccAGCGGGTCATCCACGAGATGGAGCgccggctggaggagctgaggcagGTGTTTGTGCGGTCcgagcaggaggtggtggtgcacgGGGAGGTGGTGTCCCGCATCTCCGGCGCCGCCCAGCAGGGGGAGCTGTGTGTGACGGAGAACACCCAGCGGGTGAAGAAGGGCCTGAGGTTCAAGAAGCACCGGCCCACCAtcatcttctcctccatgctggggCTGCGCACGTGCCTTCCGTGGCCCGTCAAACTCAAATAA